The following coding sequences are from one Shewanella putrefaciens window:
- the lpxC gene encoding UDP-3-O-acyl-N-acetylglucosamine deacetylase translates to MIFQRTVQKMVKATGVGLHSGNKVTLSIMPAPVNTGIVLVRTDLSPAVAIPAKAEQVRETTMCTALVNDEGIRISTIEHLFAALAGLGIDNAVIEVDAPEIPIMDGSASPFVFLLQSAGIKEQAAPKKYLKIKRPVRVEDGDKWAELKPFKGFRVNFKIDFAHPEIARSQQHVVMDFSTSAFVKEISRARTFGFMRDIEYLRANNLALGGSMENAVVLDEYRVLNPDGLRYEDEFVKHKILDAFGDLYVAGHAILGEFTAYKTGHALNNQLVRALLAQQDAWELVSFEKEADVPVSFSVPSGAVFA, encoded by the coding sequence ATGATATTTCAAAGAACTGTTCAAAAAATGGTGAAAGCTACCGGGGTCGGATTACACTCTGGCAACAAGGTCACCTTGAGCATTATGCCCGCACCAGTTAATACAGGGATCGTACTTGTGCGTACCGACTTGAGTCCTGCTGTTGCTATTCCAGCGAAGGCAGAACAAGTTCGCGAAACCACGATGTGCACGGCTCTTGTTAATGACGAAGGTATTCGAATTTCAACTATTGAACATTTATTTGCAGCACTCGCGGGTTTAGGCATAGATAACGCCGTAATCGAAGTGGACGCGCCTGAAATTCCTATTATGGATGGCAGTGCGAGCCCATTTGTCTTCTTATTGCAGTCTGCTGGCATTAAAGAGCAGGCAGCACCTAAGAAGTACTTAAAGATTAAACGCCCTGTGCGCGTTGAAGATGGTGATAAATGGGCTGAGTTAAAACCGTTTAAAGGTTTTAGAGTTAATTTTAAAATTGACTTTGCTCATCCAGAGATCGCTCGTAGTCAACAGCATGTGGTGATGGACTTCTCAACCTCTGCATTTGTAAAAGAAATCAGCCGAGCCCGTACTTTTGGTTTTATGCGCGATATTGAGTATCTGCGTGCGAACAACCTTGCTTTAGGTGGCAGCATGGAAAATGCGGTTGTGCTTGATGAATACCGCGTCCTCAACCCCGATGGCCTGCGTTATGAGGATGAGTTTGTTAAGCACAAGATTTTAGATGCATTTGGTGATCTCTATGTCGCAGGACACGCGATTTTAGGTGAGTTCACGGCCTATAAAACGGGTCATGCGTTAAATAACCAATTAGTACGAGCATTGCTGGCACAACAAGATGCATGGGAATTGGTTAGCTTTGAAAAAGAAGCCGATGTTCCCGTTAGCTTTAGTGTACCTAGTGGCGCAGTATTTGCCTAA
- a CDS encoding DUF721 domain-containing protein has protein sequence MKKPPQDLSQLLHQSGKLPDIAEKAELLLYLDQHVKQIVAGPVAEQLKVANFRQGVLVIETTSAAWAARINFQKPKLLAQLQAETLTILTAIEVKVNPRLALYDAKPKQAHKELSPAAAEHIAALAENISGTLGEKLKRLASLASRNK, from the coding sequence ATGAAAAAGCCCCCTCAAGATCTCAGCCAATTACTACATCAATCAGGTAAATTACCTGACATCGCTGAGAAAGCGGAACTACTTTTATACCTGGATCAGCACGTGAAGCAAATTGTCGCAGGTCCTGTTGCGGAGCAGCTGAAAGTCGCTAATTTCCGCCAAGGTGTTCTTGTGATTGAAACTACTTCGGCGGCTTGGGCTGCACGAATTAATTTCCAAAAGCCGAAGCTATTAGCACAGCTTCAAGCAGAAACGCTCACAATCCTTACCGCAATTGAGGTTAAAGTCAACCCGAGATTAGCATTGTATGATGCAAAGCCTAAACAAGCGCACAAAGAACTGAGCCCTGCGGCCGCTGAACATATTGCTGCACTTGCGGAAAATATTAGTGGAACGCTGGGTGAAAAACTAAAACGGCTGGCCTCATTGGCCAGCCGTAATAAATAA
- a CDS encoding M23 family metallopeptidase, whose translation MSVTVFIQGRNGVTRWQPSKRWLLLPILLLATGTGIYQHNSARFEDQQASVDNDRLVREQQKKQVLELKSATESQLAMLATHVARMQAKITRLEALGQQVAQQNKLAEDFDFSSEVGVGGLSELGTNIELGQLIDDMDKLASRIDNNNVQLSLLETVSSNHHIDDERYISGIPLDKGWLSSPYGLRNDPFNGRRSVHKGIDFTGREGAKVVATAAGVVTWAGNMFGYGELVEIDHGNGFRTRYGHNKALSVTVGDVVAKGDTIASMGSTGRSTGAHVHYEVLRGGQQIDPQKFVYRKAS comes from the coding sequence ATGAGTGTAACAGTATTTATTCAAGGTCGGAATGGCGTCACACGCTGGCAACCCAGTAAACGTTGGTTGCTACTTCCTATATTATTGTTGGCAACGGGGACGGGTATTTATCAGCACAACTCTGCTCGATTTGAAGATCAGCAAGCCAGTGTGGATAATGATCGTCTCGTACGCGAACAACAAAAGAAACAAGTCTTAGAGCTAAAAAGTGCCACCGAGTCTCAACTAGCCATGCTAGCGACTCATGTTGCACGTATGCAAGCCAAAATCACCCGTCTCGAAGCTTTAGGCCAACAGGTTGCCCAACAGAATAAACTGGCTGAGGATTTTGATTTTTCCTCAGAAGTTGGGGTGGGTGGATTAAGCGAGTTAGGCACCAATATCGAGCTTGGTCAGCTTATCGATGATATGGATAAGTTGGCTTCACGAATTGACAACAATAATGTTCAATTGTCACTACTTGAAACTGTATCATCTAACCACCATATAGATGATGAGCGTTATATATCAGGTATCCCGCTCGATAAAGGTTGGTTATCGTCGCCTTATGGATTGCGTAATGATCCTTTTAATGGTCGCAGATCTGTGCACAAAGGAATTGATTTTACGGGTCGAGAAGGTGCCAAAGTCGTGGCGACGGCTGCTGGTGTGGTGACTTGGGCTGGGAATATGTTTGGTTATGGCGAATTAGTTGAAATTGATCATGGTAATGGTTTTCGAACTCGTTATGGCCATAATAAAGCTTTGTCAGTGACTGTAGGTGATGTAGTCGCAAAGGGCGATACTATCGCCAGTATGGGAAGCACTGGGCGCTCTACTGGTGCTCATGTGCATTATGAAGTGTTGCGTGGCGGACAACAGATAGATCCACAAAAGTTTGTCTACCGCAAAGCAAGTTAA